The genomic window ACCGGCAGCGGGTGCGGGACCGGGCGGCCGAGCTCGGCGTCCCCGTCGGCGAGGCGGTCGTGGTGCTCGGGACCGTTCCCGATGAGGAGCTGCCCCGCTGGTATCACACGGCCGACGCGTTCGTGTTCCCCTCCCACAAGGAAGGCTGGGGCCTGGCCCTGCTCGAGGCGCTCGCGGCCGGCCTGGCGACCGTCACCACCGACATCCCCGTGTTCCGGGAGTTCCTCGGCGAGCAGGACGCGCTGCTGGCGCCGGTCGGAGACGCCGGCGCGCTTGGCGACGTCATGGTCCGCGTGGCGTCAGATCCCGAGCTGCGGAACCGGCTCGGGCGCCGCGGCCCGAGGGTGGCCGGACGGTTCACCTGGCGGCGCTGCGCCCAGCAGCACGCCGCGATCTACCGCCGGCTCGCCTCCTGACCGAGGCGTTCGTCCAGCGCGAGCAGGGCCTGCTCGAAGCAGGCGAGCGGGGCGCTGGCCACGCCGGCGCCCACCTGGCCGCTGCCGGCGGACCGATGCAGGATCCCGGTGTTGATCGACGGGGTGATCCCGGTCTCGACGACCTTGCGGAGGTCCACGGCCACGGGCGACCCGAGCTGGTCGAGGAAGGGCAGCTTGAACCGCGCGCTGCGGGCGAGGCAGATGCGTCCCATCGTCTCGGTCGCGGCAACCGCCTTGGCCATGCCGCCGCCCAGGAACGCCGCGACCGCCGGAGAGGCCGCCGCCGCCGCCCCACCCAGGCCCACCAGCTCCAGCACCGCACTGTCGCCGATGTCGGGTGCGCCGTCCGCCGGTCCGTAGCCGGCGTGGAACAGGGCCTGCTCCACCGCCGGGGCGGGCGCCACAAACCAGCGTCGCCCCGTCGCGGCCAGGCGCACACCGAAGGTCGTGCCGTTACGGGCCATCCCGGTCACCACGCTGGCGCCGGCGACCTCGCTGGCCCAGTCGGTCAGGGTCTTGGCGGCCGCCATCACCAGGTTGAGGAAGAACAGGTGGTTCTCGGAGAGGAAGCGGGCCACCGGCACCAGGGCCGGCCCGCCGACCTCGGCCAGGTGCGGGAGCAGATGGCGGATGAGCAGGTTCGTGGAGGCCTGGGTGCGCATATGGCCGTCGTCGCCCATCTGCAGACCCTGGCCGGCCAGCGACAGCACATCGACCGGCCCGCATCGGCGCACCGTGGCGGCGAGCATCGGGCCGGCGACGTCGCGGAGGAAGCGGAGCCGGTCGACCGCCTCCGGTGCGTCCACTCCATACCACGGTGTCCTGCCGGGACCCTGGTTGAGGCCGGAGAAGGCGCGGTTGGAGCCCGAGCGGTTCTCCACGACGAAGACGGGTGCGGAGGGGCCGACGGCGCTGGCCATCGGGACCACTGCATGGTGGTCGTTGGCCGGTTCGAGCTCCACCCCTTCCGCGGCGACCAGGGCCTCGGCGTCCTGGAGGCTCGCCGCCCAGCCCTCGGCCATGACGGCTGCCAGGACGGAGCGTCGAAGCGGATCGCAGAACTGCTCCCACGAAAGCGGCGGACCGGGGTGCAGGATCGTCCGCTGGCCCATCGCAGGCACGAAATCGGTGGCCGGCCCGACCTCCACCAGTACCGGGACCCCCTCGTCCAGGCGGCGTACCGCCTCGCGGTTTGCCTGGTCGACCCGCTCGGCGTGGCGTCCGCAGAGTCGGGTCAGCGCCACGACGAGGCGGTCCTGCCCTCCCGCCGGGATGCGCCAGTCGACGTCCACCGCCTCCGCCCCCTGGGCCCGGATCGCCTCACCGAACAGCGGGAGGCCGACGTTCACCGCCCGCACGTGCTCGGGCAGGGGAGCCGACAACGGCCCCGGAGGAGCTGGGGAGCTAGACTCAAGTGCCATGCTGGAGATCACTGCCTCCTGGGAGGGCGGATACCGGTGCAGAGTCCCGATCCGGGGCTTCGACGTGCTGGTGGACGAGCCGACCACGGTCGGCGGCACCGACACCGGTCCCACGCCGACAGAGCTGCTGCTGGCCTCGCTCGGCGCATGCTTCACGCTGGCCGTGGCGCACGTGGCGCGCAAGCGCGGGCGGGAGCTGCCCGACCTGCGCCTGCGCGTCCGGGGCGAGTACCGGGGCGCCGGCTTCGACCGCATCATCGTGGAGGCGACGTCCAGCGAGCCCGAACTGGTGCGGTCCGTGCTCGACCAGGCGATCCGAACCAGCTACGTCTCCAACACGATCCGGGGGCGGCCCGAGATCGAGTACCGGGTGGAGCCCGCGGTGGCTAGCCACGGCGAGGGGCCACCTCCTCCGCGGCGCTGACCAGCGCCGCCTCGGCGTCGTGGAGGGCGCCGAGCGCCTTGGCGCCCCGGTCGCGGATCGCCGCGGCCGCCGCGGCCTGGTCGGCGGCCATGCGCCGCACGACCTCCGGGGCGGCTCCGCCCAGGGAGGTCCTGGTGAGAACGATCGCCCTCGGGTCCAGCACCTCAGACAGGTCCCGGCCGGCGAGGCCCAGGCCGCGGCCGATCGTCCCGGTGGCCGCCTCGTCGAGCATCGCACCGGTGAGATCGACACCACGTAGGCCCTGGCGGCTCGCCTGGCGGACGGCCGCGCCGACCAGCACGTACGCGCTGCGGTAGTCGATCCCGCAAGACTGCATGACGTACTCCGCCAGGTCGGTGGCCTGGGAGAAGCCCGCGCACAGCGTCTCCCACATCCGCTCCGGGTGCACCCGGAGGGTGGAGACCACGCCGGTCATGAGCCGGGTCACCTTGCCGGCCAGCTCCAGGGACCGAGGCACCTCGCCGTAGGCGAAGATCAGGTTGTCGCTGCGGGCCGATGGGGTCTTCACCACCCCGAGGAACCCGGAGAGTCGCCCCAGGAGGACGCCGGCCGCGCCCCGCACGATGGACAGCGCGTAGGGGTTGCGCTTCTGTGGCATGAGCACGCTCGCGCGCGTGTAGGGGCCGGCCAGCGAGACGAAGTCGAACTCCCGGCTGTCCCAGATCTCCAGGTCCTCGGCCAGCTTGCTGAGCGTCGAGGCCAGGCTGGCGCCGGTCGCGAGCAGGTCGACGAACCCGTCGGTCTGCCACATCGCGTCGCGGGTGTGGTCGATGACTCCCTCGAAGCCCAGCAGCCTCGCCGTCCGCTCTCGCGACAGTGCCAGGCGGCTGCCGTTGACGCAGCCCGCCCCGGCCGGGCTCCGGTTGACCCAGTCGAAGCCGTCGCGCAGGCGCTCGGCGTCGCGCAGCGCGGGATAGGCGAAGGCGAGCACGTAGTGCCCGAACGTCGACGGCTGCGCCTGCTGCAGGTAGGTCTGGTCGGGCATGAACGTCTCGGCGGTGGCCTCCGCCAGGGTCGCCACCGCAGCCGCGAACCCCGCGGCGTCGCGCATCAGCTCGAGGGCCATGCGCCGCAGGCAGATGCGCAATGCGATCCGCCCGGCCTCGCGCCGCGGTCGGCCGGCGTGCAGCCAGCCGGCGTCCGGCCCGAGGCGCTCCACGAAGAACCGCTCCCGCGAGTTGTAGGCGTCGCCGTAGCGGGGGTCGTAGGGAAAGCGCTCGGCCGGCCACCCGGACACCTCCAGGAGCAGGCCGAGGAGCCGCCCGGCGGCGTCGGCCGGGATCACCCGCTGGTCCCGCAGCGCCAGCACGTGCGCCAGGTCCGCCAGGTTGAGGCCGGCATGGAGCATCGGGGCGTCCGCGACCTCCAGGGCGAAGCCGGCCTCGATCAGCTCCGGCGCCGGGGCCGACTCGGAGAACCCCTCTTCAACGTTGCCGGTCACCGCACCTCCTCACGATCGACTGCAGGGCCACCGGCATCCCGCCCGTGTGGACGAACACCGCGGGGCCCGACCGTCCGGTCCCGACGGTGTCGGCCAGCACGGCCATCGCCTTGGCGGTGAACACCGGGTCGAGCAGCAGCCCCTCGGTCGCGGCGGCCAGGCCGGCGGCCGCGTCGCCGTCCGCCGATGGCAGGCCGTACCCCGGCCCGCGGGCGTCCACCAGCTCCACGTCCTGCTCCTCTGGCGCGGGGAACCCGAGCAGGGCGGCACATCCGCAGGCAAGCCGGAGCACCCGGTCACGGCACTCGGCCGGGGGCCGGCTCACGGTGGCGCCGACCACCCGCCAGCGGCGGCCGGCGGCCACGGTCCCGGCCACGAGACCGGCCTGGGTCCCGCACGAGCCGGTCGCCACCAGCACCACCTCGGGGTCGGTGCCCAGCTCCGCGAGCTGCCCGACCAGCTCGTCGACGGCCAACGCGTAGCCGACCGCGCCGAGCGGGGTCGCGCCGCCGCGCGGGATGACGTATGGCCGGCGGCCGGCGGCCCGCAGCCGCTCGGCGCGGTCGGCGAGCGCGTCGTCCACCGAGGATCGGTCGGGGTCGCCGGTGAACGCCACGCTCGCGCCGGAACGCCTGGCCAGCTCTAGGTTCAGGCGGGGCTGCCGTGGCTCGTCCCCGTAGAGCACCAGCTCGCAGGCGAGCCCGGCGACCCGGGCGGCCGCCGCGGCCGCCTGGCAGTGGTTGGAGTCCGGGCCACCCCCGGTGAGCAGCACGTCGCATCTTGTGGCCAGGGCGTCCCC from Actinomycetota bacterium includes these protein-coding regions:
- a CDS encoding DUF1116 domain-containing protein, producing MSAPLPEHVRAVNVGLPLFGEAIRAQGAEAVDVDWRIPAGGQDRLVVALTRLCGRHAERVDQANREAVRRLDEGVPVLVEVGPATDFVPAMGQRTILHPGPPLSWEQFCDPLRRSVLAAVMAEGWAASLQDAEALVAAEGVELEPANDHHAVVPMASAVGPSAPVFVVENRSGSNRAFSGLNQGPGRTPWYGVDAPEAVDRLRFLRDVAGPMLAATVRRCGPVDVLSLAGQGLQMGDDGHMRTQASTNLLIRHLLPHLAEVGGPALVPVARFLSENHLFFLNLVMAAAKTLTDWASEVAGASVVTGMARNGTTFGVRLAATGRRWFVAPAPAVEQALFHAGYGPADGAPDIGDSAVLELVGLGGAAAAASPAVAAFLGGGMAKAVAATETMGRICLARSARFKLPFLDQLGSPVAVDLRKVVETGITPSINTGILHRSAGSGQVGAGVASAPLACFEQALLALDERLGQEASRR
- a CDS encoding OsmC family protein — translated: MLEITASWEGGYRCRVPIRGFDVLVDEPTTVGGTDTGPTPTELLLASLGACFTLAVAHVARKRGRELPDLRLRVRGEYRGAGFDRIIVEATSSEPELVRSVLDQAIRTSYVSNTIRGRPEIEYRVEPAVASHGEGPPPPRR
- a CDS encoding argininosuccinate lyase, whose protein sequence is MTGNVEEGFSESAPAPELIEAGFALEVADAPMLHAGLNLADLAHVLALRDQRVIPADAAGRLLGLLLEVSGWPAERFPYDPRYGDAYNSRERFFVERLGPDAGWLHAGRPRREAGRIALRICLRRMALELMRDAAGFAAAVATLAEATAETFMPDQTYLQQAQPSTFGHYVLAFAYPALRDAERLRDGFDWVNRSPAGAGCVNGSRLALSRERTARLLGFEGVIDHTRDAMWQTDGFVDLLATGASLASTLSKLAEDLEIWDSREFDFVSLAGPYTRASVLMPQKRNPYALSIVRGAAGVLLGRLSGFLGVVKTPSARSDNLIFAYGEVPRSLELAGKVTRLMTGVVSTLRVHPERMWETLCAGFSQATDLAEYVMQSCGIDYRSAYVLVGAAVRQASRQGLRGVDLTGAMLDEAATGTIGRGLGLAGRDLSEVLDPRAIVLTRTSLGGAAPEVVRRMAADQAAAAAAIRDRGAKALGALHDAEAALVSAAEEVAPRRG
- a CDS encoding pyridoxal-phosphate dependent enzyme, with translation MSGPARYPLAVLPTPLQPAVRLSAALAGPPILVKRDDLTGFALGGNKARKLEYLLGDALATRCDVLLTGGGPDSNHCQAAAAAARVAGLACELVLYGDEPRQPRLNLELARRSGASVAFTGDPDRSSVDDALADRAERLRAAGRRPYVIPRGGATPLGAVGYALAVDELVGQLAELGTDPEVVLVATGSCGTQAGLVAGTVAAGRRWRVVGATVSRPPAECRDRVLRLACGCAALLGFPAPEEQDVELVDARGPGYGLPSADGDAAAGLAAATEGLLLDPVFTAKAMAVLADTVGTGRSGPAVFVHTGGMPVALQSIVRRCGDRQR